The genomic stretch ATGTGCGctgtccctctcaaataacagcCATTACAGACAACTGCTTATCTActgcagattgagtgttcggggcctggtctacagttttgtttgtggttcctttgctctttggtctggGCCATAGTGGCGTTTGGAGTGTGACTGTTTGAGCTTGTGGACAGgcgtcttttatactgataacgagttcaaacaggggccattaacacaggtaacgagtggaggacagaggagccgcgtaaagaagaagttacaggtctgtgagactCAAATCTTGCTCGTTTGTAGGTGAACAAAACTTATTTTACCAGTTAATTCATacaaaaatcctacaatgtgatttcctggattctttctttccattttgtctcatagttgaagtgaaactatgatgaaaattacaggagtctcatctttttaaatgggaaaacttgcacaattggtggctgaataaatacttttttttgccccactgtttGCTGCACTTTGGACACTGCAACATAAGGAGAAGCCTGATATAAGTCAATGTTATACTATGAAATTTAAACATGAGGACAAACTAGTGTCCCCTCCACAGACACTTAGGCCCTACTTCATTACTAAGACGTCTGGAAagaattcatttattaaaaatttgcacaaaaaagccaaatgttttaaatgcgCTTAtgttacgtacgttatttttaattatttattatttaatagatgaAGAGTCAAAGTGTCGTCGTCGTCGcggccgtttatttctgtttaaattgaatggaataaggaattaatctttccctttgaatcaATAGACAAATGTAGCGTTccaggtgattttttttaactttaacaaaataaaccttgttctaacagagacagaggaaacggTATCATTTTTACATCCACAGTCTATAAACCGGAAAACACTGATTAGCTCTGCATAAAGTGGGACATTGCAGTTTAAAGATTCAGTATTTGGaccaggtttaatttgatctgtggcgaaactactttaataccagtagagggcgctgtttaccttctatgccgtgccagttcattgtcttattattgtgtgtgtaagtgtgtgccAGAGCTGGAAAGGTTTTTAAtcctcaaacacactgtacagatctttattcagattgaacagtttcatgtcgAACGTTTGAATGTGCATTGCGTAGCGGacttcattttcttcttttttttttttacgtaagcgcggtgcatgatgggatatcgCGGTGCTCAAAGTGTGCACGCTTTGGTtacatggaaacgcagggcacattttcagCCTGAGGTCTCCAGACGAATAATCACACTTTCTCTGTACTTTTATAAATCAACAAATCAAATGGCACGAACATCATGACAGATACATTTTTATCCTAAAAAGCTACACTCTCAAACTGTTTTAGGCCATATTTagctaaataaaactttttgtAGATAATGAAGCTTTATTTATAATAATTCAAGGCTTTATTTATAATAACTAAGGCTGTGACTTAACTTCTCTCTACTTTTCTAAATGCACATTAATAGAAAATATCCCACCACCAAATGAGCTTCAGGTTAAAACTACAGTCCAAGTGTTTTAAATCCACTTAAAACCGTAAAATATCCTGACACTTTATGATACGGCAGAAAAGGACAAacttagaaaataaaaaaatttttaaaagtgtttgcGGCTCCCACTGTTtttcgtttccatggaaaccgtgtccaaatggctctttgggggttaaaggtcaccAATCCCTGACCTAGACGTGGCAGTGGCCCTGTCATTATGTCAGCACGTTCATTACTAAGAATAAAACTCAAGTTaaatgtggtaaaaaaaaagaaaaaaaaccaaacaaaaaaacaacttcctggttttaaattataaaatccCACTGAgccaaaactcctctaatgtcACAGAGAGATTATCTGacgaataaaaatataagaaaacaccgttattttgttaaatgttacAGTGTGTGAGAACAAacttttgacagtttaaacaacTCGTGTTTGGTCCATTTCTaacttaatgtttttttcattcttgtGTTTATGTTTAGCTGGaaaccattagcattagcattagcctaacTTTACAGGAAAAGTATTGTCTGTATTATTACCCCAGACTGACCTTGTAATTTCTATTATCTGTCGCACTCCAATGTGGCCCTGACATTTAGGAGTCTGCCCagcacctcaagagctgtttatttAACGTCTGTGGGGCGGGACTCGCTCgccttcagaggctcaacgagaggAAACGACGAGAACGtggttaaagatctgaacacAACAGTGTGGAGAACATTTCTACGTTAAGACAAAaccaaacaatgaaataaaaggcCAAATGAGTGTGTTTATTATTTGCTAAAACAGATCCTAATTCTGGCTTTCCTCAGGGACTCCCTAAATTCTCTGCATTTCGTCTGGGGGCGGGGCTTCGTACTCCATGTCAGTCAAAGCTGTCTCTGCTGTGTCCTGTGTTTCCTGGACAGTGAGTTCATGTCTTAGATTTAAGTTCAGAGACACAGCATTTTATGATCTGTTAAAAACAGTTGAGAACatctttgtagtttttttttttgtttttttttgtctaaaaataCAGCTCATTTTTGCCAAGACTCGGTTAAATCGTGAACCAAAAACACTAAAACTCACTTGTTCCTTAACCTAAGCCTCGTCCTAACCCATATCCTAAACCTGGTCCTGGCCCTGGTACTAAAcctggtcctgaccctggtcCTGACTCTGGTCCTGACCATAACCTGAGTGTGAAAAATATCTTTACAAAAGCAACATGAGTGAGACTCGTCAGAGTTTGCTGTTTGTCAAACTGTGTTTGGGGGAAATGGAGCCTCTGGAGCATCAGAGGAAAGTCAAAGAAAAGCTGGATGTGTTTTTGTGACAGTTTTAGGTCTAAATGAAGCTTTGCCTTTTGTCAAAGACTTAGACTTTAGCCCCTGGCCCCTGGACGAAATGACGAGGGGCCAGGGGTCCTGCGCTCTTCAGGCACTCTTCGGGGGTTCTTCGGGGGTTCTTCGGGCGTTCTTCGGGCGTTCTTCGAGCGTTCTTCGAGCATTCTTTGGGCGTTGTTCGGGGTTCTTCGGGGGTTCTTCGGGCGTTCTTCGGGCGTTCTTCGGGAGTTCTTCGGTCGTTCTTCGGGGGTTCTTCGGGGGTTCTTCGGGGGTTCTTTGGGCGTTCCTCAGAGGATGTGGAGGTGAGACAAGTCAAACCTTTGCAGAGCTTTTGAATAAGGCCAGAGCTCATGCACGACTTTGTTGGCTGTGCCATATGGCTCAAACGTCACATCGTGGCGCACTTGACGCTTCCCCCGCTCACAAAACCTCAGACTCTTCTGCAGCTTATTGCCGCTGAATTGGAGCACCtgtaaaacacagagaaagacagagggcgatggaaagagacaaagagcgagacagagagCGAGTTTTTGGTTTATTAACATAACTGCTACACAGAATCATCGAGATGTAAAACATGGACATGTTTGTCCAGATAAAGAGCAGTGATGGTACCTGATCATCCACcaccagagccagagccacatGGTCCCACACGAAAAACTCTTTAGGAATAGACACAGTGTCCCCAGAGTCCAACAGCTTaaatctgaaacaaacaaacacagtgtCCCCAGAGTCCAACAGAACACCACTGTCCCCAGAGTCCAACAGAACACCACTGTCCCCAGAGTCCAGCAGAACAACACTGTCCCCAGAGTCCAACAGAACAACACTGTCCCCAGAGTCCAGCAGAACAACACTGTCCCCAGAGTCCAACAGAACAACACTGTCCCCAGAGTCCAACAGAACACCACTGTCCCCAGAGACCAACAGAACACCACTGTCCCCAGAGACCAACAGAACACCACTGTCCCCAGAGTCCAGCAGAACACCACTGTCCCCAGAGTCCAGCAGAACACCACTGTCCCCAGAGTCCAACAGAACaccactgaaacaaacaaacacactttaCAGCAGtttgaaaaagagagagagagacagggagaaaaacacaaagagaCACAAAGAGCAGTTTACAGGTGTGTTGTCTCAGACAGTGTCTTACCTGTGTGTCCCACACATGGCCTGAGGTCTCCAGAGGAAGTATGGCTTTGGCCCATCTCTGAACGCACAGATGTTGTCTGGAGTCTTCTCCAGCCGAGGGAACCTTTTGAACTTCTTGTTTTGGTGCGGGCTGTGGACCAGTACTGCatacatcacttcctgtttgtacagCTGAGTTTTCCACCTTCTCATAACAGGAGACCGCCCACCACAGAACTGCACAAGATACAAGcacagactgtatgtataaatgaacataacGGGCCATCCATCacattctaaacaggaagtgaaagtGTGCACCAAGTGGTTCCTTCAAATCTGGttcaaattcactttctgtgtaaaaactgtcccctctctgtgtaactgctgctgtcagactcgtcattctgaccttaaactgttggctctacatgatcctgtctttttatttaaatattttgtctaataacagacaaacaatgttcatatcttgatttacaaataaaataaaaaccccaggatcagtagagcgggttaagacaaacgtttaaaaccaaaatgacgagtctgacagcagcaggtacagagagagggtttttttttccaatacaaaGTGAGTTAATAGAGCTGAAAGtcgcccacgatcacttcctgtttgaaaagcagctgctagcaggttagctatgtctatttatatatacagtctgtggtccacttcttttttttttttattttgaagaacacccagtgacatagaaacacatacaatatttacagcttactatttacagagaaagttgtgttgatgtgtaaaagtgttggggggggggagtacagtacggtacctgcattattctgtcttggttggttttctttgtaagtatgcgtgtgtgtgggggggggggggggggtgagtgtatgagtgtgtgtgcggagataaagaagtaatactaataatattaataatacaagtaaagataacgataacaggttttattattgctgtcatactcagtgttggtcaatattgctctatgttagttttgtggtcctaatggtggtattggttatttagatttaaatgtaaaatgtgtgtgcgtgcgtgtcctgtacaatgcattaaaagaggcaaggttttggtgagactcactcaaggggcagtaccccctagaaacgcgcccattccttgctaaccctaatctttttatgtatttgttgtcaattatcattattattgattaataattaatttattatgattaataattgttattattgtgtatatatatatatatatatatatatatatatatatatatatatatgtgtgtatatttaaattattatttaataattcatgttctttattttaatatttaatatgtgtgtttatattcatccatttatttatctccatcagaaccacaaattaattcaataaataaattagttaatgaataaggcaataataatgacaataatagtagtgacagcaacaatagaaacgtgtacatacaatgaaaacaataacagtCTGTGGTCCACTTCtattaaacagtctatgggcacAAGTGAGACTCATTAGAACATTAAGTGACACTGGTGTTTATAAAGAACAGACAGATCTCTCACCTGCTCACTGTACTTGTCCAGGACGTCCCTCAAGTCAAAGGTGAAACGATACGAGCCGTATCTAGAGCTGGACAAGAAGGCCGGAGACGAGGCAAATTTCGACAGAAACTCTTTATCCCTGGGCTGACCACCATAAGCCCGCATAGGCCTGAACTCCTCTTCGACCCCGCCTGGTTTGACTATCTCCATTGTCCTGGCCTCTGCGTCTCTCAGATCATCAGGAGTCACAGTCAGACGGAACCACACCACTTTTGGTGTTCTGTCGATTGGATCTCTGAATCCTCCATCAGCCCTGATGCCCTCCAGAGCCTCCAGATCAGTGCTGTGGCTCACATGCGTCACATGGAGCTCCGGTCTGGGATAAGCTGGAATGTTATATCCATGTTCTGGTGAAAGCTTGTACAGATAATTGTTGTATGTTTGCTGGTTTAATTCATCCAAAGTCAGGTGTTTTTCTGGTTCGGTGTACCTCGCCATCACAGCTCTATTTCCTGTCAGCTTGTTTCCTGGGTCGGTGTGAGTTGTGAGCTTCTGTAACgctgtctctctgcctctgcaATAACACTCAGAAACTCAAAACTAAACTGAAGCTATTCCTCTgagcccctcccctctgactGCAGCCCTCCCCTCTGACTGTAGCCCTCCCCTCTGACtgtagcccctcccctctgactGCAGCCCTCCCCTCTGACTGTAGCCCTCCCCTCTGACtgtagcccctcccctctgactGTAGCCCTCCCCTCTGACTGTAGCCCTCCCCTCTGACTGTAGCCCTCCCCTCTGACTGTAGCCCTCCCCTCTGACtgtagcccctcccctctgaccgtagcccctcccctctgactGCAGCCCTCCCCTCTGACTGCAGCCCTCCCCTCTGACcgtagcccctcccctctgaccGTAGCCCTCCCCTCTGACTGTAGCCCTCCCCTCTGACtgtagcccctcccctctgactgtagcccctcccctctgactGTAGCCCTCCCCTCTGACtgtagcccctcccctctgactgtaggctcagagaatagactttaaagcagctcagtgtgaacaagtctctccatggaccagcaccaaagaacatctcccacatgagccacatgaaccatctcacatgaggaggacttcaggaacccacctcctggtttagtcctggtttagtcctggttcaatcctggttcagtcctagtttagtcctggtttagtcctggttggttGGTCACTCAAATCTGATTTTTTTGGAGGGAAGgttcaaagttcaaataaaGGTGCCTCAGACTTGATGTGTGACAGGAGGAGGGCCCCCTTCTGGCTCATATGTGACAGGAGCGCCCCCCTCTGGCTCGTGTGTGAACAGCAGCCCTGAAGTGTCCTGATGCAGAAGGGACAGGAGTCGGGCTGTCGTCGCATTATAGACCTGTGGAGCAAGTGGAGCAAATTAttactttttgtgttttgttttttttggggttttttttcagtttcggTATCAACACTTAATACCATGTACTACGGTTCCACTTTGTACCTGTTGGGCAGGGGCCATAATTGGTCGACACCCAGTTCAGTGGCTGCACCCTTCGAAGCACCGTTCGCAAGGCCCGATGAAGGgtgctcctccgtgtagcctccATCGACAGCAAAGGAcatgctgaaatgggacaggcgtACACCACGGAGCATACGTCAACCGATGTCCGTGCACTTACGCTACAtcgcctagcaaccgtgacagctgctttttattcaaatttgaaCAGTTTCATGTAGCACTGTTGTAgctgaggtaaaccagtacttacatttaaaaGCGTCTTCCGTAGTGGCTGCGGATTTTCTCCTGTAGAAGAAATGACgcacagtgcatgatgggaaatagCTGTGCGCAAAGTCTGCTCGGATGTGCCCTTCATTCAcggtcgatctccatggaaacgtatGGCACATTTGTCGGTcgcattagtgggatgcacgaaATGGGACGGGCCTTATCGCTCTGGAGGTGACGTTAGAGCCCTTCAAACGCAGCCGACGAAGGCCGTGTCTCAGTTCGACGGTTGCACATTTCGAAGTATCGTTTGAAGGACTCGACCGACGTAGGGTGCTCCTCCGTTGACCACAAAGGCTAcaccgaaatgggacaggcctacacctaCGTCAACTGTGCGCTTATGTTAAGGTGTCGTCGTCGTTGTAgccgtttttctttttttttctaaatacaaaaaaaaaaaatatatatatatatatatacttcaattaaatacttaaaatgtattttcccaagccacgcagagccgcagtataaggataaaagagccgcatgcggctctagAGCTGCGGGTTGCCAACCCCTTGTCTGGTCtcttgtgttgtggaatttctacaaGCTAAACAgctaaataacaaaatgaactgggaaattgtcttgaatcaaagtcTGCTTTATTAAATTTACCTGTCCCTGGAAAAAATATTCTTGAACTAAGAAAGCTAAGAGACTGGGATTACGACTCCTGCAATTCAGCCCCCAGTCTATAAGACAAAGTACAAATGAGGTAAAACACTGTAAGTAAAGATTTCCATAACattagtctgtgtaatccctcagtcgtccaggtatgagccatagtaaaagaaaaaaaaaaaatctgccactGGACAAacagttttagagtgaagacgtttggctgatCATTCAAGCCTCTGAAGGGACGAGCTAACTCCCCTCAAagagacataaggcagtgtccaccagtcatttttcttttacttctgTAGAACAAGGACCCATAATGATGTTTAGAAGTCAATAAAAATGCCCCATGttattctatgaaatttaagtGTGAGGACAAACTAGTGTCCACAGACACTTAGGTCCTACTTCATTACTAAGACGTCTGCACAGAACGTGCTATCAGTTATAATTCATTCATGAAAAAGTTGCACAAAAATCCAAActaatacaaatgttttaaatgtgttgaaaGATTATTTAGGATGTGGAAATATGCAGAGGAGACTCGTCAAACTTCTCCAGGTCTCCTGAACCTGGCCACAGGTCCTGCACAGCTCTGTTGGCGTCGTCATGTGACTCAAACATTATGTTTTGGTTGACTTTTGGGTAATCCTCCTCACAGAATCTCAGGCTCGTCCGCAGCTTCTTTTCAGTGAAATGCAGCACCtgtaaaacacagacacaaaattgtccttgagcaagacactccaGGTGCAGAGGAATCACACCACCACCCGAAACAGAATGAACTGGTATTGAACAGTTCAATAAAAGAACCTTTTTGGACCTTCTAGAACCTTTTGTTTTAAGAGTTTAACTCTAATGTTACAGAGTCATCGAGATGTAAAACAGAGACATGTTTGTCCagataaagaggagagatggtACCTGATCATCCACcaccagagccagagccacatGGTCCCACACGAAAAACTCGTCAGGAACAGACACAGTGTCCCCAGAATCCAACAGCTCAaacctgaaacaaacaaacacactgtcTCCAGAATCCAACAGAACAACATGGAAAAAACAGTCAGCATTTCATAGTTTGAGAGAGTTAAGGGTTTGTTGTctcaaacaggtgtgttatGTTTTGGTAACCATCAGAGTGTATTACCATCAGAGGAATCTTTGTTTACACCGTCTTAGTGCTGCTTACACCCCCTACAGTCAGGACTGTCTGCAGCAGACATCAGACAGTAGAGGGCAGTGCAGAGTAACAGTGTCTTACCTGTGTGTCTCACTCATGGCCTGAGGTCTCCAGAGGAAGTATGGGATGAGCTCATCTCTGAACGCACAGATGCTGTGTGGGGTCTCCTCCAGCAGAGGGAAGTGCGAGAACCTGTTGTTATGGTGCGGGCTGTGGACTAGTACTGCATACAACACTTCCTGTCTGTACAGCTCGGTTTTCCACGTTCTCATGACAGGACGCCACCCACCACAGAACTGGTTTAATAATGACATGAGAACACAAAGTGAGACTGATGTTTATAAAGCATACGATCAAGATGGCGGCGGCAGGTAAGATAGGAGTTGTTGTCGCACTCTTTGTCTATGTTTCACTTCTGGACACTTTAAAATGCAGTCTAAACAACACTGGTCTTCTCTTACTACACCGAAACAACTACAATGGAGCTTAAAATAACAACAGAGCATGTGACAGACAAGCTCCAGCCAGAATCAATGctgtcaaacattttggatttggAAGATATGCTGTgctacttttgtttttccatctcTCTTTTACTGCTCCTCCAAAAGTAGTAAAAGCTGCACCAGGACATTGAAAATACCACAAAGTCGCATGCTTTTACCTGCCCACTTTTATCGGGAGACATCCACCTCAACTCGGTGCCTCCCAAAAGACTGACTGAATCTGAACCTCCATCACCACCACCAGGGAAAACACCCACCCCGTCCACTGCAATACCCCTGCAAACTCACCTGTGGGCCGTGATGAGCTGCTATGGATTCTTTGCCCAGCGGGCCCGCATCTATCGCCCTGTGTGACTCCTCTACAGCGGCAGCGGGTTTCGT from Periophthalmus magnuspinnatus isolate fPerMag1 chromosome 14, fPerMag1.2.pri, whole genome shotgun sequence encodes the following:
- the LOC117381759 gene encoding uncharacterized protein LOC117381759, producing the protein MARYTEPEKHLTLDELNQQTYNNYLYKLSPEHGYNIPAYPRPELHVTHVSHSTDLEALEGIRADGGFRDPIDRTPKVVWFRLTVTPDDLRDAEARTMEIVKPGGVEEEFRPMRAYGGQPRDKEFLSKFASSPAFLSSSRYGSYRFTFDLRDVLDKYSEQFCGGRSPVMRRWKTQLYKQEVMYAVLVHSPHQNKKFKRFPRLEKTPDNICAFRDGPKPYFLWRPQAMCGTHRFKLLDSGDTVSIPKEFFVWDHVALALVVDDQVLQFSGNKLQKSLRFCERGKRQVRHDVTFEPYGTANKVVHELWPYSKALQRFDLSHLHIL